Proteins from one Microcaecilia unicolor chromosome 2, aMicUni1.1, whole genome shotgun sequence genomic window:
- the LOC115461791 gene encoding CMRF35-like molecule 6, protein MKILMRTFPVWSLMILCPGKSWDLQCPGEVRGLLGESLSLQCQYDNYYSTYNKYWCKGETWKSCIKVIETTFNNTKVMDRVSLRDDSIAMTLTVTMEQLTKEDSGMYWCGIDKPRLIDSGHLVIMTVLPGSSTLTPAVTSVTVVGESRDKWTKSEETGHNIPYSTPSGWISSVNVSYILTSEVFLLLLISAVAGVILIRTRRRKKGNS, encoded by the exons ATGAAGATTTTAATGAGGACTTTCCCTGTCTGGAGTCTGATGATTCTTTGTCCAG GAAAATCTTGGGATCTGCAGTGTCCAGGGGAAGTGAGGGGTCTCCTTGGAGAATCATTGTCTCTGCAGTGTCAGTATGACAATTATTATAGCACTTACAATAAATACTGGTGTAAAGGAGAGACATGGAAGTCCTGTATCAAGGTTATTGAGACAACGTTTAACAACACCAAGGTGATGGACAGAGTCTCTCTCAGGGACGACAGCATAGCAATGACACTCACAGTGACCATGGAGCAGCTCACCAAGGAAGACAGTGGGATGTACTGGTGTGGGATAGATAAACCACGCCTGATCGATTCTGGGCACCTTGTGATTATGACTGTTCTTCCAG GTTCTTCTACCTTGACACCAGCTGTGACATCAGTGACAGTGGTAGGAGAGTCCAGAGACAAATGGACTAAGTCAGAAGAAACAGGACACAATATCCCTTACAGTACCCCTTCCGGCTG GATTTCTTCGGTAAATGTTTCCTATATTCTGACTTCAGAAGTCTTCCTGCTTCTGTTGATTTCTGCTGTTGCCGGTGTGATATTAATTAGgacaaggagaagaaagaagg